A DNA window from Aspergillus nidulans FGSC A4 chromosome I contains the following coding sequences:
- a CDS encoding coatomer subunit beta' (transcript_id=CADANIAT00007048), with amino-acid sequence MRLDIKRQLFARSERVKGIDFHPTEPWILTTLYSGHVYIWSYETQSIIKTFELTDVPVRAGRFIARKNWIVCGSDDFQLRIYNYNTSEKIASFEAHPDYIRSIAVHPTQPFVLTASDDMTIKLWDWEKGWKCVQVYEGHSHYVMGLAINPKDTNTFASACLDRTVKIWSLGSPHANFTLEAHETKGVNHVDYYPQADKPYLLTTSDDKTVKVWDYTTKALIATLEGHTSNVSFACYHPELPVIISGSEDGTIKIWHANTYRLEQSLSYGLERAWCVSYQRGKQGVALGFDDGAVVVKMGREEPAVSMDGSGKIVWARHNEVVSTVIKGGDTSVKDGAPISLPTKDLGSCEVYPQTLSHSPNGRFVSVCGDGEYIIYTALAWRNKAFGQALDFAWGSKDNSNDYAIRESATSVKIFKNFKEVSGGLDVGFQAEGLTGGVLLGVRGQGGIGMFDWETGNLVRRIEVEPRNVYWSESGELVTLACDDTFYVLRFSRENYINGLNAGEADEDGVESAFEVVTDVNESVRTGQWVGDCFIYTNSTNRLNYLVGDQTYTISHFDQPMYVLGYLPRDGRVYVADKDVNAVSFALSLSMVEYQTVVLRGDMELAAELLQDIPQDQMNKVARFLEGQGYKELALEVATDQEHRFELALALNNLDIALEIARAANAEHKWKVVGDAALSAWNLSLAQECFISAKDVGSLLLLHTASGNREGLQALASQASDAGLHNVAFSTLWSLGDVDGCIDLLVQTNRLAESVLFAQTYKPSRAPELVVRWKESLEQSGKAKISRLIGVPPGAPGVPADDDLFPEWEEYLRLEKEGVVTEPASSGSLIDVDGEDAEPEPETNGTQEVETEA; translated from the exons ATGAGATTGGATATCAAG AGACAACTCTTCGCTCGCTCGGAGCGAGTGAAGGGCATTGACTTCCACCCGACAGAGCCATGG ATTTTGACAACATTATACAGCG GTCATGTATACATATGGTCTTATGAGACTCAG TCGATCATTAAAACCTTCGAACTTACCGATGTCCCTGTCCGAGCTGGGCGATTTATTGCTCGTAAGAACTGGATCGTCTGTGGTTCAGACGATTTCCAGCTTCGCATCTACAATTACAACACCTCCGAGAAGATTGCCTCATTCGAGGCGCATCCAGATTACATTCGTTCCATCGCAGTTCATCCGACACAGCCATTCGTGCTTACAGCTTCCGATGACATGACGATTAAGTTATGGGATTGGGAGAAGGGATGGAAGTGTGTGCAGGTGTACGAGGGCCACAGCCACTATGTGATGGGGCTAGCAATCAACCCCAAGGATACAAACACATTCGCGTCTGCGTGTCTGGATCGGACTGTTAAAATCTGGAGCCTGGGTTCACCACACGCCAATTTCACGCTCGAGGCCCACGAAACGAAAGGTGTTAACCATGTTGACTACTATCCGCAGGCCGATAAGCCATACCTTCTCACTACTTCGGATGATAAGACTGTAAAGGTCTGGGATTACACCACCAAGGCACTAATTGCAACTCTGGAAGGACACACGAGCAATGTCTCTTTCGCTTGTTATCATCCTGAATTGCCTGTCATTATCTCTGGGTCTGAAGATGGAACCATCAAGATATGGCACGCCAACACTTATAGACTGGAGCAATCTCTGAGTTACGGCTTAGAGAGAGCTTGGTGTGTTTCATACCAACGCGGCAAGCAAGGTGTTGCACTTGGCTTTGACGATGGTGCAGTAGTAGTGAAGATGGGCAGAGAAGAACCAGCTGTTTCCATGGATGGTTCCGGAAAGATTGTGTGGGCGCGGCACAATGAGGTAGTTTCCACCGTCATCAAGGGTGGAGATACTAGCGTCAAGGATGGAGCACCGATTTCTCTTCCTACCAAGGATTTAGGCTCATGTGAAGTGTACCCTCAGACACTGTCACACTCACCCAATGGGCGCTTTGTTTCCGTCTGTGGGGATGGCGAATATATCATTTACACCGCCCTGGCTTGGAGAAACAAGGCTTTTGGGCAAGCTTTGGACTTTGCTTGGGGCTCAAAAGATAACAGCAACGACTATGCTATTCGCGAGTCGGCTACGAGTGtcaagatcttcaagaacTTCAAGGAGGTGAGCGGTGGCCTCGATGTAGGTTTCCAGGCCGAAGGCCTTACGGGCGGTGTTCTGCTTGGTGTTCGAGGACAGGGGGGTATCGGTATGTTCGATTGGGAGACTGGAAACCTAGTTCGACGTATTGAGGTTGAGCCGCGGAAC GTCTATTGGTCTGAGTCTGGAGAATTGGTAACCCTTGCTTGTGATGACACATTCTATGTTCTGCGATTTTCTCGAGAGAATTATATCAACGGGTTGAATGCGGGTGAGGCTGACGAGGATGGTGTTGAGTCTGCCTTCGAAGTTGTCACCGATGTCAATGAATCTGTCAGGACAGGTCAATGGGTTGGAGACTGCTTCATCTACACGAATTCTACAAATCGCCTAAACTACCTTGTCGGCGATCAAACGTATACGATCTCACACTTTGATCAGCCAATGTATGTTTTGGGATACCTACCTCGTGATGGCCGAGTTTACGTTGCAGACAAGGACGTCAATGCCGTCTCGTTTGCTCTGTCTCTCAGCATGGTTGAGTACCAGACTGTCGTGCTCCGTGGAGACATGGAACTCGCAGCGGAGCTGCTCCAGGACATCCCACAGGACCAGATGAACAAGGTGGCACGGTTCCTCGAAGGTCAGGGATACAAGGAATTAGCCCTGGAGGTTGCAACCGATCAAGAGCACCGCTTTGAGCTCGCCCTTGCCCTCAACAACCTCGACATTGCCCTTGAAATCGCTCGTGCTGCTAATGCGGAACACAAGTGGAAGGTCGTTGGTGATGCTGCTTTGTCAGCCTGGAATTTGTCCCTGGCACAGGAATGTTTCATTTCCGCCAAAGATGTTGGCTCTCTTCTGCTACTGCATACTGCTAGTGGCAACAGAGAAGGCCTACAAGCGCTGGCGTCGCAAGCCTCTGATGCTGGCCTTCACAATGTCGCGTTCTCTACCCTCTGGTCGCTCGGAGATGTCGATGGTTGTATcgacctcctcgtccaaaCCAACCGTTTAGCTGAATCTGTTCTCTTCGCCCAGACATACAAGCCGTCCCGAGCCCCGGAGCTTGTGGTCAGGTGGAAGGAGTCGTTGGAACAATCTGGAAAGGCCAAGATCTCTCGGCTCATCGGTGTCCCACCTGGCGCACCAGGCGTGCCGGCGGATGATGACTTGTTCCCTGAGTGGGAAGAGTATCTTCGactagagaaggaaggcgTTGTTACTGAGCCAGCATCATCGGGCTCCCTTATCGACGTTGATGGGGAGGACgctgaacctgaaccagAGACGAACGGCACGCAGGAGGTGGAGACGGAGGCATGA